A region of the Denitrificimonas caeni genome:
CGGCAGAAATCAATCAACTGTTTCAGCAAGCTGCTGCGCAAGGTGCGCTGCACGGCTTGCTTGATTACACTGAATTACCGCACGCCAGTTGCGACTTTAACCATGACCCGCATTCAGCTATTTTCGATGCCAGCCAAACCAGCATGAGTGGCCCACGCATGCTCAATTTTGTCGCTTGGTTCGATAACGAATGGGGCTTTGCCAATCGCATGCTGGATGTGGCTGAACACTTTTTAAATGTTGCCTCTACCACTAACCGCTCAGTAAAGGACTAAAATTCCATGACAGTGTTAAATATGACTGACCTTGATCTCACCAACCAGCGCGTATTGATTCGTGAAGATCTTAACGTGCCAGTAAAAGACGGTGTTGTGCACAGTGATGCACGGATTGTGGCAGCCTTGCCGACCATCCGTTTAGCCTTGGAAAAAGGCGCGGCAGTTATGGTCTGCTCGCACCTTGGTCGTCCTGATGAAGGGCAGTTTAGTGAAGAGAACAGCTTGGCCCCGGTGGCTGCTTACTTAAGCAAAGTACTGGGCCGCGACGTACCGCTGGTACGCGATTACTTGAATGGCGTCGAAGTGGCGCCCGGCGAGATCGTACTGCTGGAAAACGTGCGTTTTAACAGCGGCGAAAAGAAAAATACCGATGAGCTCGCCAAGCAATACGCCGCTCTCTGCGATGTGTTTGTCATGGACGCTTTTGGTACTGCGCACCGCGCGCAGGGTTCCACCCATGGTGTGGCCAAGTTTGCTAAAGTGGCTTGCGCAGGCCCGTTGTTATCGGCAGAGCTTGCCGCATTGGGTAAAGCACTGGGCGCACCAGCCAAACCTATGGCGGCAATTGTGGCGGGCTCAAAAGTATCGACCAAGCTGGATGTGCTGACCAGTTTATCGGAACTGTGCGATCAGTTGATTGTTGGCGGCGGTATTGCCAATACTTTCTTGGCAGCGGCTGGTTTCCCAGTGGGTAAGTCTCTGTATGAAGCAGATTTAATCGATACCGCTAAAGCCATTGCGGCGAAAGTCAGCGTGCCTTTGCCCGTCGATGTAGTGGTCGCCAAAGCCTTTGCTGCCGATGCCGAAGCCACAGTTAAAGCCGTTGCTGATGTGGCTGAAGACGATATGATCTTGGATATCGGCCCAGAAACCGCTCAGCAATTTGCCGAGTTGCTGAAAAACTCAAAAACCATCCTGTGGAATGGCCCAGTGGGTGTGTTTGAGTTTGATCAGTTTGCTAACGGCACCAAAGTGCTGGCGCAAGCGATTGCTGAGAGCGACGCATTCTCAATTGCAGGCGGTGGTGATACGCTGGCAGCCATTGATAAGTATGATGTGGCCGAGAAAATTTCGTACATCTCCACCGGTGGTGGTGCCTTCCTTGAGTTTGTGGAAGGCAAAGTCTTACCAGCTGTGGCTATTTTAGAAGAACGCGCAAAAGCCTAAAGCGGCTTATTGTCTGCGTTGACGATTAATTACCGACTCACTTAGGGTGGGTCGGATCGATTTTAATGACCTTGCGGGGAAATAATTATGGCTCTTATTAGCATGCGTCAAATGCTGGATCACGCTGCCGAGTTTGGCTACGGCGTTCCAGCCTTTAACGTCAATAACCTAGAACAAATGCGCGCCATCATGGAAGCAGCGGATAAAACTGACTCACCAGTGATCGTGCAAGCCTCGGCTGGCGCACGTAAATATGCCGGTGCACCTTTCTTGCGTCACCTGATTTTAGCGGCGATCGAAGAGTTTCCACACATTCCTGTGTGTATGCACCAAGACCACGGTACCAGCCCAGATGTGTGCCAGCGCTCCATTCAGTTGGGCTTTTCATCAGTAATGATGGACGGCTCGCTCGGTGAAGACGGCAAAACGCCAATGGACTACGACTACAACGTTGACGTCACCCGTCGCACTGTTGCCTTAGCACACGCTTGTGGTGTCTCGGTTGAAGGTGAACTGGGCTGCTTAGGCAGTTTAGAAACCGGAATGGCCGGCGAAGAAGACGGCATCGGCGCAGAAGGCGTATTGGATATGGAGCAAATGCTCACTGATCCAGAAGAAGCCGCTGATTTTGTTAAGCAAACCAAAGTGGATGCCTTAGCCATCGCTATTGGTACCAGCCACGGTGCCTACAAATTCACTAAGCCACCCACCGGCGACACCTTAGCGATTGAGCGCATTAAAGAAATTCACAAACGTATTCCTGATACGCACTTGGTGATGCACGGCTCCAGCTCTGTGCCACAAGAGTGGTTGGAAATCATCAACCAGTACGGCGGCGACATTAAAGAAACCTACGGCGTACCTGTTGAAGAAATCGTTGAAGGTATTAAGTACGGCGTGCGTAAGGTCAACATTGATACTGACCTGCGTTTAGCCTCAACCGGTGCCATGCGTCGCCACATGGCGCTGAACCCAAGCGAGTTTGATCCACGTAAGTTCTTCGCAGAAACCGTGGTGGCGATGCGTGATATCTGTATCGCTCGTTACGAAGCTTTCGGCACTGCCGGCAACGCCTCAAAAATCAAGCCGATTTCCTTAGAGAAAATGTATCAGCGTTACGCCAGCGGCGAGCTGTATAAAAACATTAAGTAAGTTAATCACGCGACACAAAACCCGCCTGCTTGGTAAAAGAGCAGGCGGGTTTTTTATTGCCTGGCAGATTTTACCTCGTGCTATTTGTGTCTGTGTTGCGTGTTTTTATGTCGATGGCGTCGACATGCCAGCTTTATGTGTCGAAATTATTGCGTTTTATCGACACATAAGAACCTCATGTCGAAATTATGCCGTTTCATCGACATATAAATGGCATATGTCGATGCGGTGTACATATCAGTAGCTGTCCAGAGCTAGGCCTATAGATAAAACCCTGCATTTAATATTGCGCTGTTTTATGATGACTGCATTGATTATGAGTGGAGGTTGCTATGCAAGGTCATTCGGAAGTTGTTGCCTGTTTAGTCGAGCTGTTGCGTGGTGAGTTAGCCGCGCGTGATCAGTATTTTGTGCATTCGCGTTACTACGAGGACTTTGGTTTGACGCATCTGTACACCCGCATCAATCATGAGATGGAAGAAGAAACTCAGCACGCCGATGACATTTTGCGCCGCATTCTGTTTCTGGAAGGCACACCAGACATGCGCCCGCATGCCTTTGAATACGGTAAAACTGTACCCGAGATGCTGCGTAAAGATTTAGCTGTGGAATACAGCGTACAAAAAAACCTCACCGATGCTATGGCGCTGTGTGAAAAGCATAAGGATTACGTCTCGCGCGACATGCTGCTCTCGCAACTGCGTGACACCGAAGAAGACCATACCTACTGGCTTGAAAAGCAATTGCGCTTGATTGAAATGCTCGGTTTAGAAAACTACCTGCAAGCGCAGATCTAAACACACGCGTTTAGCCGCAAACGATTGATCTCGAACTGAGCCATGCCTGTGCATGCGCTCAGTTTTTTGCTTTATGGCAGGTAGAAAAGGCTGCAGCCGCGTCTCTGCGAGACGTGCCACAACGTAGCAGTCCGCAGTGCTCTAGGGTGCGCCTTGGATTTATATATTTCACTCAGCGAGAAAAAATCTATACAGTAACCATTGAGTCTCTCTAAGACCTAGCGGTCACTCTAGGGCCGTAAATATAATAGAAGGACGGCACGGACAGTATTGGCAGTCCTTCAAAAATACACCTGTATGAGGACACAACAATGGACGATAAACCTATTCTAGAATGGAAACCGTCACGAAGAGAGTTCCTTGCTGCCACCTCTATCGCTACGGCTGTCAGTGTTTTACCGTCTTGGTCTTTTGCGACTCAAGCCGATACTGTACCGCTGGAGCAATACCTACCTGAATATTTTAATGCCAGTGAGTGGGCATTTATCATCGCAGCAACCGCACGCTTGATACCCTCGGAGGGTGATGGGCCGGGAGCTTATGAGACACGCGTGCCAGTATTTATTGATCGGCAACTCGCTAGCAGCTATGGCTTAGCGGTGGACTGGTATATGCAAGGACCGCATGTGCCTGATGCTCCTTTAAGCTTTATTGGTCGTGACATAGAGCTTGGTTCTAGGCTTTAGGTCGCCTATTTTGCTTGTTATGATGGGTCATAATCTATATTTATAAGGTGTTATAGATGCCCCGCAATGACACTCATATTCTTAGTGCTATCTTTCGGACTAAGCCCCATTTTATCGTCTCTTTGCTTATTGCCACTGCTACATTCTTGATCTTGCTGCCCAGTGAGAAGGCGCTGCTGAGCTTTATTATCAGTTGGAATGCTTTTTCTTGGGTTTACCTACTGTTTCTTTTTAGCAAAATTGTCGGATCTAGAAAAAAAGATATTTGCCAGGAAACTATCAATGCCGATGAGAGCGCCAAAATGGTGCTGTTTTTTCTGTTGATTGGTTGTTTTGTGAGCTTGCTGGTGCTCTTTTTTGTTCTTGGTGGGCATGATGCACTCTCCACCAAAGATAAAATATTTCAGTACTCGCTGACCGCATCCACGCTGATTTCTTCTTGGTTGTTATTGCCCATGGGTTACACCATGCATTATGCACACCTCTATTACAGCAACCCCAATTATAGTGAACCTTGGTTGTATTTTCCCGAAAAAACGCTAAAGCCAGATTATTCTGATTTCATGTATTTCTCATTTACTATTGCCGTGGCCTCACAAACCGCGGATGTGGAAATTGCTTCTACGCCAATGCGGCGCGCCGTACTCTTGCAGTCCATTGTTTCTTTTATCTTCAACATGGCAATACTTGGTTTGTGTATCAATATCTCTGCGAGCTTTTTCTAGCTTAAAAATCAAGTTAGATCGTTGTGGCTGTTCCACGCCGTGCATAATTTTGTAGCACCCTGCCTGTTTTCATGCGGCCGCTCCAATCGCGCGTGTTAAGCTAGGTCGCTCTATTTATCAGTAACAGAGAGTTTTGCATGCCTACTACTGCTCTACTGCCGCACGGCGCTTTAACCGACTTTGTCGCGCCAGAGTGTGAGGCCTTGGTGGAGATTCTGTATCAAGATGATGATATTTTATTGATCAATAAACCCAGTGGCTTGCTCAGTGTGTCTGGGGCTAATCCGTTGAACTGGGACTCGGTGTATTACCGCTTATTACATGGGCAAGAGGGCGCAACTCCGGCCTTCCCAGAGGCGAAACTGCCGCACCGTTTAGATATTGGCACTTCAGGGATTATGTTGGTGGGGTTGCATGCGGCGGCGACCCGTCATCTGAATATTCAGTTTCAGCAACGAGTGATCCAAAGGCGTTATGTGGCGGTGCTGGAGGGGTGGTTGCAACATGACCACGGGCAAGTCAGTGCGCCCATTGCTAAAGATAAAAGTATTTTTCCGCGCGTGAAAATCTGTCACAGCAGCGGTAAAGCGGCGACCAGCCAATACCGGGTTTTGCAGCGTTTGGATCAACCGCAGCGCACCGTGGTGGAGTTTACCCCGCTCACAGGGCGTACTCATCAGTTGCGTATCCACAGTTTGTTAGCTGGTCACCCTATCCTGGGTTGCGAGCTTTATAGCAGTGCGCACAGTGAACAGATGGCAGAGCGCTTACTGTTGCATGCCAAGGATGTATATTTCCAGCACCCGCGTAGTGGCGAGCATATCCATGCCCAGAGCCCTTGTCCGTTTTACCCATGACAGGGCAATAGGTGGCGCTAAATCAGCAAGATATATGTTGAATAGACTGATCTATCTAAAATATCGATTGTTATTAGCATTAATTAGCGCTTTTTATCAATAGTAATGTGGCTACAATAGTCAGCATCAACAACATAAGAGAGTTCATATGCAGTTGCTTAATTCTTCAAATCGCTATGGTTGGGTCAGTGTGCTTATACACTGGTTGGTAGCAGTGGCAGTCTTTGCTTTATTTGGTTTGGGCCTGTGGATGACGGACTTGAGCTATTACAGCGAATGGTACCGTACAGCTCCAGCGCTGCATAAAAGCGTTGGCATTGTGCTCTTTGCGGTAATGCTGTTGCGGCTGCTATGGCGTTTTTTCACGCCGCAACCAGCGGCACTCAGTAGTCATTCAACTGCGGTGCAGTTGCTCAGCCGCTTAGGCCATGGCGCGCTGTATTTGGGGCTTTTTGTGGTGATGATTTCAGGTTATCTGATTTCCACCGCCGACGGGCGCGGTATCAGTGTCTTTGATCTGTTTGAGATCCCAGCGCTGATTACTGGCTTACCCAAGCAGGCCGACTTGGCTGGAGCGGTGCATTTTTATGTGGCTTGGGCTTTGGTGATTTTTGCTGGCTTACATGGTTTAGCTGCATTGAAGCATCACTTTATTGATCGCGACGCCACACTCAAGCGCATGCTGGGTTGTGGGCCAAAATAATTTCGTACGACTTACATTTTTTAATTCATTTAGAGGTAATAACATGTTTAAGAAAATATTTGCAGCATTGCTATTGGGTTCGGTATTAACCACTGGTGCAGTATCGGCAGCCGATTACGTGATTGACCAAGAAGGTCAGCACGCTTTTGTAAACTTTAAAATCAGCCACTTAGGCTACAGCTGGTTATACGGCACCTTTAAAGATTTTGATGGCACTTTTAGCTATGACGCAGAGCAGCCAGAAGCCAGCACAGTCAATGTTAACTTGCGTACTGCTAGTCTCGACAGTAACCATGCTGAGCGTGATAAGCACTTACGCAGCGCTGACTTTTTAAATACCAGCAAGCACCCTAAAGCGACCTTTGCCTCCACTAAAGTGGTTAGCACCGGTGAAGGCGCTGCTGATATTGTCGGTGACTTAACCCTCAATGGTGTGACTAAAGAAATAGTGATTGCTGCTAACTTTATTGGTGAAGGCGATGACCCTTGGGGCGGCTACCGTGCCGGTTTTGAAGGTACCACCACGCTGCAGTTGGCTGATTTTGGTATCAAAGCCAACTTAGGTCCCGCTTCAGAAAGTGTTGAGCTGATTTTATCCGTGGAAGGCGTACGCAAGTAAGATCGCCTTAGTCAGTGGCGCTATCTGGCATAGGTAGCGCGCTGGCGCGAATGCAATCAACTAAGATTTTCGCCGCTTTACCGAGCGGCTTATCTTTATGGCTATACAGATAAAAGGGTTGATGGCGAACACCGCTGGTTTGCAAGGGCAGTTTTTTCAGTAACCCGCTGGCTAAATCAGCTGCAACAATGTGTTCCGGCAACCAAGCAAAACCTAAACCCGCACGAATAAACTCAGCCGATGTGGCTAAACTGGCCACTGTCCAACGCTGTTCCGCACCTAGCCAACCCACATCCCGTGGCTGACGTTTGCCCGAATCACGCACCACCACCTGCATATGCGCAGAGAGATCATTGCCGCTGAGTTCTTGCCTCAGCTGATGCAACGGATGCTGGTGATGGGCAACGGCGATAAAAGTAATCGAGCCCAGCTCAATGGGTAGATAACCGGTAATATTCAACACGCTGATGGCAATATCAGCGGCACCGTCATGCAGCACTTCTTCTGTGCCTGATAACACTTCTTCCCGTAATAACACCCGGCAGCCGCGACTCAGAGGTTTAAAAGCCTGCAGGGCTTGCACAATTTTTTGACTGGGGTAGGCCACATCCACCACTAAACGCACTTCGGCTTCCCAGCCTTCTTCGATTTGTTGGGCTAAGGCTTCCAGCTGCGCTGCATCGGCAGTTAATTGCCGCGAGCGTCTGAGTAGGATTTCGCCCGTTTCCGTTAATACCGCTTTACGTCCCTCAATGCGTAACAATGGCATGGCCAGTTGTTCTTGCATGCGGGCAATGTTGTAACTGATCGATGATTGCGAGCAGTGCAGCGCTTGTGCCGCCTGCGCATAGCCACCATGATCAATCACGGCTTGTAAGATTTTCCATTGATCTAAAGTGATACGTGGGGCTTTCATAAGCGAACCATGGCCGGGTTTATGGGATTAACTCAATACTGCGACGTAAGGTGTCGCAGTATTGAGTTAGCATGATTTTAGTGTAGACGAGTGTAGGTTAGCGTCTATTTTGTATCATTACTATTGGATGAGCGCATGAAAAATATTCAGCTTATAGAGAGTATTCAAGCAGGTGAAATCCTAGATAGGGCTGTTTTTTTAGAAAATGATAGTACTCAAAATAATTATAATAAATCTTACTATCACTTCGTAAAGTATTTTGAAAGCAAAGCACAGTTAACAGAACATGATTTGGTTATTGCTGCGAATTTTACTTACGGCTGGATGCCAACAATATTAGAATATAAAAGTGATGATTTTGACTTGGCAGTGTCTGTTATAAATAAGGCAAAGCACTCAGAAAGAATATCAGATGAAGATTTATTGATACTTAAAAAGCTGATGAATAACTCCATAGTAGGAGTATCTAAAATGCTACACTTTATTAATCCTAATGTTTATGCGATATGGGATAGTCGGGTCTGTAATTTTTTAACAGGAAAAGCGCATGCTTATAAAGTTCAAAAATCTGGACTATTTTGGGCGTATTTGGATCTTTGTCAAAAAGTTGCAGCTGCTCCTGAGTTTGAATTTATCCATAGAAACCATCAAGAAAAAGTAGGGTATGACATTACCCCTATGCGAACTGTTGAGCAGATAATGTTTATTTGTAGTAGTAGTCCTATTCGCTATTAATTGTATGATATAGGTAGTTAAATGAATAAAATCCTACATAATCGTATTGATGAAATCCTGTTTTACAAATGGGACCCTATCGGAGTGTCCGACTCAAATTGGCCGCGAGATGAATACAAATTATATGTTAATAAGGTTTTAGATCTGGCTGTAAACAATACAACAGCTCAACCGTTAGCTGAGTATTTGACGTACCTGTCTACAGAAATAATACAAAGCACTGTCAGTAATGAGCGCACTTGCAAAGTAGCAGAACTGATATTTTCTATCGCTCATGATCGAGCATATTATCCTGATCATGCGGTTATAACTGTTGATTGATGCAGTGCTAATAGGACGACTAACAAGGACAATCAATGAAAATTCTATATCTGCACGGCTT
Encoded here:
- a CDS encoding cytochrome b gives rise to the protein MQLLNSSNRYGWVSVLIHWLVAVAVFALFGLGLWMTDLSYYSEWYRTAPALHKSVGIVLFAVMLLRLLWRFFTPQPAALSSHSTAVQLLSRLGHGALYLGLFVVMISGYLISTADGRGISVFDLFEIPALITGLPKQADLAGAVHFYVAWALVIFAGLHGLAALKHHFIDRDATLKRMLGCGPK
- a CDS encoding gluconate 2-dehydrogenase subunit 3 family protein, coding for MDDKPILEWKPSRREFLAATSIATAVSVLPSWSFATQADTVPLEQYLPEYFNASEWAFIIAATARLIPSEGDGPGAYETRVPVFIDRQLASSYGLAVDWYMQGPHVPDAPLSFIGRDIELGSRL
- a CDS encoding YceI family protein, yielding MFKKIFAALLLGSVLTTGAVSAADYVIDQEGQHAFVNFKISHLGYSWLYGTFKDFDGTFSYDAEQPEASTVNVNLRTASLDSNHAERDKHLRSADFLNTSKHPKATFASTKVVSTGEGAADIVGDLTLNGVTKEIVIAANFIGEGDDPWGGYRAGFEGTTTLQLADFGIKANLGPASESVELILSVEGVRK
- a CDS encoding phosphoglycerate kinase, which gives rise to MTVLNMTDLDLTNQRVLIREDLNVPVKDGVVHSDARIVAALPTIRLALEKGAAVMVCSHLGRPDEGQFSEENSLAPVAAYLSKVLGRDVPLVRDYLNGVEVAPGEIVLLENVRFNSGEKKNTDELAKQYAALCDVFVMDAFGTAHRAQGSTHGVAKFAKVACAGPLLSAELAALGKALGAPAKPMAAIVAGSKVSTKLDVLTSLSELCDQLIVGGGIANTFLAAAGFPVGKSLYEADLIDTAKAIAAKVSVPLPVDVVVAKAFAADAEATVKAVADVAEDDMILDIGPETAQQFAELLKNSKTILWNGPVGVFEFDQFANGTKVLAQAIAESDAFSIAGGGDTLAAIDKYDVAEKISYISTGGGAFLEFVEGKVLPAVAILEERAKA
- a CDS encoding DUF1345 domain-containing protein, whose translation is MPRNDTHILSAIFRTKPHFIVSLLIATATFLILLPSEKALLSFIISWNAFSWVYLLFLFSKIVGSRKKDICQETINADESAKMVLFFLLIGCFVSLLVLFFVLGGHDALSTKDKIFQYSLTASTLISSWLLLPMGYTMHYAHLYYSNPNYSEPWLYFPEKTLKPDYSDFMYFSFTIAVASQTADVEIASTPMRRAVLLQSIVSFIFNMAILGLCINISASFF
- a CDS encoding RluA family pseudouridine synthase → MPTTALLPHGALTDFVAPECEALVEILYQDDDILLINKPSGLLSVSGANPLNWDSVYYRLLHGQEGATPAFPEAKLPHRLDIGTSGIMLVGLHAAATRHLNIQFQQRVIQRRYVAVLEGWLQHDHGQVSAPIAKDKSIFPRVKICHSSGKAATSQYRVLQRLDQPQRTVVEFTPLTGRTHQLRIHSLLAGHPILGCELYSSAHSEQMAERLLLHAKDVYFQHPRSGEHIHAQSPCPFYP
- a CDS encoding LysR family transcriptional regulator, translated to MKAPRITLDQWKILQAVIDHGGYAQAAQALHCSQSSISYNIARMQEQLAMPLLRIEGRKAVLTETGEILLRRSRQLTADAAQLEALAQQIEEGWEAEVRLVVDVAYPSQKIVQALQAFKPLSRGCRVLLREEVLSGTEEVLHDGAADIAISVLNITGYLPIELGSITFIAVAHHQHPLHQLRQELSGNDLSAHMQVVVRDSGKRQPRDVGWLGAEQRWTVASLATSAEFIRAGLGFAWLPEHIVAADLASGLLKKLPLQTSGVRHQPFYLYSHKDKPLGKAAKILVDCIRASALPMPDSATD
- the bfr gene encoding bacterioferritin, whose translation is MQGHSEVVACLVELLRGELAARDQYFVHSRYYEDFGLTHLYTRINHEMEEETQHADDILRRILFLEGTPDMRPHAFEYGKTVPEMLRKDLAVEYSVQKNLTDAMALCEKHKDYVSRDMLLSQLRDTEEDHTYWLEKQLRLIEMLGLENYLQAQI
- the fba gene encoding class II fructose-bisphosphate aldolase (catalyzes the reversible aldol condensation of dihydroxyacetonephosphate and glyceraldehyde 3-phosphate in the Calvin cycle, glycolysis, and/or gluconeogenesis) translates to MALISMRQMLDHAAEFGYGVPAFNVNNLEQMRAIMEAADKTDSPVIVQASAGARKYAGAPFLRHLILAAIEEFPHIPVCMHQDHGTSPDVCQRSIQLGFSSVMMDGSLGEDGKTPMDYDYNVDVTRRTVALAHACGVSVEGELGCLGSLETGMAGEEDGIGAEGVLDMEQMLTDPEEAADFVKQTKVDALAIAIGTSHGAYKFTKPPTGDTLAIERIKEIHKRIPDTHLVMHGSSSVPQEWLEIINQYGGDIKETYGVPVEEIVEGIKYGVRKVNIDTDLRLASTGAMRRHMALNPSEFDPRKFFAETVVAMRDICIARYEAFGTAGNASKIKPISLEKMYQRYASGELYKNIK